In the genome of Rhodoferax sp. BAB1, one region contains:
- a CDS encoding enoyl-CoA hydratase: MTYELIQVRTEAGKVGIITLNRPKQLNALNDQLMDELGAALKAFDADAAIACMIITGSEKAFAAGADIGAMANYSFADVYKGDYITRNWETLRSIRKPVIAAVSGFALGGGCEMAMMCDFIIAADNARFGQPEIKLGVIPGAGGTQRLPRAVGKAKAMDMTLTGRMMDATEAERAGLVSRVVAVDKLMEEALGAALMISDYSQVAVMAAKEAVNRAFEGSLNDGVMFERRLFHALFATADQKEGMDAFVNKRKPAFRNC, encoded by the coding sequence ATGACTTATGAACTGATCCAGGTGCGCACCGAGGCCGGCAAGGTCGGCATCATCACCCTGAACCGCCCCAAGCAGCTCAATGCCCTGAACGACCAGTTGATGGACGAGCTGGGTGCGGCGCTCAAGGCGTTTGACGCCGACGCGGCCATCGCTTGCATGATCATTACAGGCAGCGAAAAAGCCTTTGCCGCCGGCGCCGACATCGGCGCCATGGCAAATTACAGCTTTGCCGACGTCTACAAGGGCGACTACATCACGCGCAACTGGGAAACCCTGCGCAGCATACGCAAGCCGGTGATTGCCGCCGTCAGCGGCTTTGCCCTGGGCGGTGGCTGCGAGATGGCCATGATGTGCGACTTCATCATCGCCGCCGACAACGCCCGCTTCGGCCAGCCCGAGATCAAGCTCGGTGTCATCCCCGGCGCCGGCGGCACCCAGCGCCTGCCACGCGCCGTGGGCAAGGCCAAGGCCATGGACATGACGCTGACCGGCCGCATGATGGACGCGACGGAAGCCGAGCGCGCCGGCCTGGTCAGCCGCGTAGTGGCAGTGGACAAATTAATGGAGGAGGCCCTGGGCGCCGCCCTGATGATCAGCGACTACTCCCAGGTGGCCGTGATGGCCGCCAAGGAAGCCGTGAACCGGGCCTTCGAAGGCAGCTTGAACGACGGCGTGATGTTCGAGCGCCGCCTCTTCCACGCCCTGTTTGCGACGGCGGACCAGAAAGAGGGCATGGACGCCTTTGTCAACAAGCGCAAGCCCGCTTTCCGGAATTGCTGA
- a CDS encoding glycosyltransferase family 41 protein encodes MSHPLLAQYVNAAHAANQQGQPAKAVEYSQLALALNPGIPEAWFNLGIAQARLGQKQAAITALEQARLRSMGSAVGLNSIGLHLLELGALESAETCLRRAIDLMPQFAYAHSNLGKLYRKRKLPEKAKEHVLRAIELAPQEPLLHVNLAGICIDLKRYADAEQAARRAIELAPGQAQAWVNLSAALHKQHRLDEAEAATRKALALAEELPEAWESLGVIRVGQHRFKEAETVFKKSVALNPLSAEAWAGLGAMYGLQSRHAHAETAFRKSVELDPHAASAWCQLGLALKELKRVDEAMGCLRKAHALDQALDYLLCWKLITQAAECDWSDREREIHELALGLQDGRAFADPLSFIALLDAPKIQRITAERYAKQEHLTPSPPLAPAPGDGRRLRIGYFSADFRDHPVAQLLVESLELHDRSRFEVFGFSFGAESTSPLGQRIAKAFDRFLDVGEMSDAQVIILARELKLDIAINLGGYTAGQRTNLFAQRVAPIQVNYLGFPGTMGAEYMDYLITDAVASPPGSEPFYTEKLARVPNCFMPHDSQQTISDHTPPRSEFGLPETGFVFCCFNNYYKISPEVFDIWMRLLKGVVGSVLWLSDGPAVAKENLRREAAARGVDPVRLVFARRVDAMADHLARYRLADLFLDTLPYNAHTTACDALWAGVPVLTRMGQSFASRVAASLLHAVGLPELVTESAEDYEMLALGLALNPARLRLLRQQLSDKRLTSPLFRTGQLTRDIETLYTTMHQRQVEGAKAENIDART; translated from the coding sequence ATGTCGCACCCTCTTCTCGCCCAGTACGTCAACGCGGCCCATGCCGCCAACCAGCAAGGACAGCCTGCCAAGGCGGTCGAATACAGCCAGCTGGCGCTGGCGCTGAACCCGGGCATACCCGAAGCGTGGTTCAACTTGGGCATCGCACAAGCCCGGCTGGGCCAGAAGCAGGCCGCCATCACCGCCCTTGAGCAGGCACGCTTGCGATCCATGGGCTCGGCCGTCGGACTCAACAGCATCGGGCTGCATCTGCTCGAACTGGGGGCGCTGGAGTCGGCCGAAACCTGCCTGCGACGTGCCATTGATCTGATGCCTCAATTCGCCTACGCACACTCGAACCTGGGCAAGCTATACCGCAAGCGCAAGTTGCCAGAAAAGGCCAAAGAGCATGTACTTCGCGCCATCGAACTGGCCCCCCAGGAACCCCTGCTGCATGTCAACCTAGCCGGAATATGCATCGATCTGAAGCGGTATGCAGATGCAGAACAGGCAGCCCGTCGCGCCATTGAGCTGGCTCCTGGCCAGGCCCAAGCCTGGGTCAATCTTTCGGCTGCCCTGCACAAACAGCACAGACTCGATGAAGCGGAGGCCGCCACACGCAAGGCCCTGGCGTTGGCCGAGGAACTCCCGGAAGCCTGGGAAAGCCTGGGGGTGATTCGCGTCGGGCAACACCGGTTCAAGGAAGCCGAAACAGTATTCAAGAAATCAGTAGCACTGAATCCCCTGTCCGCGGAGGCCTGGGCCGGTCTGGGCGCCATGTATGGGCTTCAATCCCGCCACGCGCATGCTGAAACTGCTTTTCGGAAATCTGTTGAGCTAGACCCGCATGCCGCTTCCGCGTGGTGTCAATTGGGCCTCGCGCTTAAGGAACTCAAGCGAGTTGACGAAGCGATGGGCTGCTTGCGCAAGGCCCATGCCCTGGACCAAGCACTCGACTACCTGCTTTGCTGGAAGCTCATAACGCAGGCCGCCGAGTGCGACTGGAGCGATCGGGAACGTGAGATCCACGAGCTAGCTTTAGGTTTGCAAGACGGACGGGCTTTTGCAGACCCCCTCAGCTTCATAGCACTGCTGGATGCCCCCAAAATACAGCGGATCACAGCTGAACGCTACGCAAAACAGGAACATCTGACCCCGTCGCCCCCCCTCGCACCAGCGCCCGGGGACGGACGTCGCCTCAGGATCGGCTACTTCTCGGCCGACTTCCGTGATCATCCGGTAGCCCAACTGCTTGTAGAGTCACTGGAGTTGCATGACAGATCGCGCTTCGAGGTATTCGGTTTTTCCTTTGGCGCAGAATCCACCAGCCCGCTGGGCCAGCGCATCGCCAAAGCCTTCGATCGTTTCCTCGACGTAGGCGAGATGAGCGACGCGCAGGTGATTATTCTGGCCCGCGAGCTGAAGCTGGACATCGCGATCAACTTGGGCGGGTACACGGCCGGACAGAGAACTAACCTGTTTGCTCAGCGAGTCGCTCCTATCCAAGTGAACTACCTGGGATTTCCAGGCACCATGGGCGCCGAGTACATGGACTACCTGATCACGGATGCCGTGGCTTCCCCCCCGGGCAGTGAGCCTTTTTATACCGAGAAGCTGGCCCGCGTGCCCAACTGCTTCATGCCCCACGACAGCCAGCAGACCATCTCTGACCACACCCCGCCACGCAGCGAATTCGGTTTGCCCGAGACAGGGTTCGTTTTTTGCTGCTTCAATAACTACTACAAGATCAGCCCTGAGGTATTCGATATCTGGATGCGCCTGCTCAAGGGTGTGGTCGGTTCTGTGCTGTGGCTCTCAGATGGTCCGGCTGTGGCCAAGGAGAATCTGCGCCGCGAGGCTGCCGCGCGTGGCGTGGATCCTGTCCGGCTGGTCTTTGCACGGCGCGTGGATGCCATGGCTGATCACCTGGCACGCTACCGGCTGGCCGACCTTTTCCTCGACACCCTGCCCTACAACGCGCACACCACGGCCTGCGATGCCCTGTGGGCAGGTGTACCGGTCCTCACAAGGATGGGGCAATCTTTCGCCAGCCGGGTGGCGGCCAGCCTGCTGCACGCTGTAGGCCTACCAGAGCTGGTGACCGAATCCGCCGAGGACTACGAAATGCTGGCACTGGGTTTGGCGCTTAATCCCGCCCGACTGCGCCTCCTACGGCAACAGCTGTCCGACAAGCGGTTGACATCGCCATTGTTCAGGACGGGGCAACTCACACGCGACATCGAGACCCTCTACACCACCATGCATCAGCGGCAAGTGGAGGGGGCAAAAGCCGAGAACATTGATGCCCGAACATAA
- a CDS encoding FkbM family methyltransferase — translation MSAKITLRFADGIAVVVPDSLNLITPYVLKEQGDWFEDEIKFVRQVLRPGETAIDIGANYGLFTLSLAQSVGGEGKVWAFEPASSTAAFLAESIAANQWRHITLDQRALSDRQGTARLSLNTHAELNEIVREGGATGSFETVGLTTLDAAMAEYGWQSIDFLKIDAEGEEAAIIKGGKDFFSTLSPLVQYEVRAVTQLHVELVHAFKTIGYESYRLVPGLDLLVPFVPEDPVDGFLLNLFCCKPDRAHSLAEQGHLILAKNMRPREEPAILARLNDLQPGQWEQALIRFAYSQQLLDHWKQTVSQGQSGDLETALTLHSAAHRTDCPLADRYQALQACMELLTTLCQQRATPSRLITLARVAREFGARTVAVSALNALIKYLQATRQVDLGEPFLAASKYFETLDPRGSIIEWFIGSVLEEFERASAYSSFYTGTSAIPRLENIQRTGFGSPEMARRLELVKKKLAL, via the coding sequence ATGTCCGCCAAAATCACCCTCCGATTTGCCGACGGTATCGCTGTCGTCGTGCCTGATTCCCTCAATCTGATCACCCCTTACGTACTCAAAGAGCAAGGGGACTGGTTCGAGGACGAAATCAAGTTCGTGCGTCAAGTCCTACGCCCGGGTGAAACAGCGATCGACATCGGGGCTAACTATGGGCTCTTCACCCTGAGCCTAGCCCAGTCCGTCGGTGGAGAAGGCAAGGTATGGGCATTCGAGCCCGCCTCATCAACTGCCGCATTCCTGGCCGAAAGCATAGCCGCCAACCAATGGCGCCACATTACCCTGGACCAGCGCGCCCTTTCCGATCGCCAGGGAACAGCCAGGCTCTCACTGAACACCCACGCCGAACTCAACGAGATCGTCCGCGAGGGCGGGGCGACCGGTTCGTTTGAGACCGTAGGCCTGACCACCCTCGATGCCGCCATGGCTGAGTATGGATGGCAAAGCATAGACTTTTTGAAAATAGATGCTGAGGGCGAAGAGGCCGCCATCATCAAGGGCGGAAAGGATTTCTTCAGTACCTTATCGCCCTTGGTCCAATACGAAGTCAGGGCAGTAACGCAGTTGCATGTGGAACTGGTGCATGCGTTCAAGACGATCGGGTATGAGTCGTACCGCCTGGTTCCCGGCCTTGATCTGCTCGTTCCTTTTGTTCCTGAAGATCCCGTGGATGGGTTCCTGCTGAACCTGTTCTGCTGCAAGCCCGACCGGGCACACTCCCTCGCTGAACAAGGACACCTCATCCTGGCCAAAAATATGCGGCCTCGCGAGGAGCCTGCCATACTGGCGCGACTGAATGACCTCCAGCCCGGCCAATGGGAACAGGCACTCATCCGTTTTGCATATAGCCAGCAACTCCTCGATCACTGGAAGCAAACCGTCAGTCAAGGCCAATCAGGCGATCTGGAAACCGCACTGACCCTGCACAGCGCAGCGCACCGGACAGACTGTCCTCTTGCGGACCGATACCAGGCGCTGCAAGCCTGCATGGAGTTGTTGACCACCCTGTGCCAGCAAAGGGCGACACCATCGCGTCTCATCACCCTAGCCAGGGTGGCTCGCGAATTCGGTGCGCGTACAGTGGCAGTATCGGCGCTGAATGCGCTGATCAAATACCTCCAAGCCACACGACAGGTTGATCTAGGCGAGCCTTTTTTGGCCGCGAGCAAGTATTTCGAAACGCTGGATCCCCGCGGCTCCATCATTGAATGGTTCATTGGATCCGTATTGGAGGAGTTCGAACGTGCCTCAGCCTACTCATCCTTTTATACGGGCACCAGCGCCATCCCTCGCCTGGAAAATATCCAGCGCACGGGCTTCGGGAGCCCCGAGATGGCGAGACGCCTGGAACTGGTGAAAAAAAAGTTGGCGCTATGA
- the miaB gene encoding tRNA (N6-isopentenyl adenosine(37)-C2)-methylthiotransferase MiaB → MSKKVFIKTFGCQMNEYDSDKMADVLGAAQGYEPTQDVEEADLILFNTCSVREKAQEKVFSDLGRVQHLKKKGVKIGVGGCVASQEGAEIIRRAPYVDVVFGPQTLHRLPELLNAREAQNRPQVDISFPEIEKFDHLPPAKVEGATAFVSIMEGCSKYCSYCVVPYTRGEEVSRPFEDVLVEIAGLADQGVREVNLLGQNVNAWRAPMGTSGETADFATLLDYVAEIPGIARIRYTTSHPNEFTPSLIAAYEKLPKLVSHLHLPVQHGSDRILMAMKRGYTAMEYKSTVRKLRAIRPDMSISSDFIVGFPGETDDDFSRMMKLIEDVGFDNSFSFIFSPRPGTPAANLHDDTPHEVKLKRLQALQAVIEANLKQISASRVGTMQRILVEGPSKRDASELMGRTECNRVVNFKAPQRLIGQMLDVSITEALHYSLRGEVVTAKA, encoded by the coding sequence ATGAGCAAGAAAGTTTTCATCAAGACCTTCGGCTGCCAGATGAACGAGTACGACTCGGACAAGATGGCCGACGTGCTGGGCGCCGCCCAGGGTTACGAGCCCACGCAGGACGTGGAAGAGGCCGACCTGATCCTTTTCAATACCTGTTCGGTGCGCGAGAAGGCGCAGGAGAAGGTGTTTTCCGACCTGGGCCGTGTGCAGCACCTGAAGAAGAAGGGCGTGAAGATCGGCGTGGGCGGCTGCGTGGCCAGCCAGGAAGGTGCCGAGATCATCCGCCGTGCGCCCTATGTGGACGTGGTCTTCGGCCCGCAGACCCTGCACCGCCTGCCTGAGCTGCTGAACGCACGTGAAGCGCAGAACCGGCCGCAGGTGGACATCAGCTTCCCTGAGATCGAGAAGTTCGACCACCTGCCGCCGGCCAAGGTCGAGGGCGCCACCGCCTTTGTCAGCATCATGGAAGGCTGCTCCAAGTACTGCAGCTACTGCGTGGTGCCCTACACCCGTGGCGAGGAAGTGAGCCGCCCCTTCGAGGACGTGCTGGTGGAAATCGCCGGCCTGGCCGACCAGGGGGTCAGGGAAGTCAACCTGCTGGGGCAGAACGTGAACGCCTGGCGCGCGCCCATGGGGACATCCGGGGAAACCGCTGACTTCGCCACCCTGCTCGACTACGTAGCCGAGATCCCGGGCATAGCCCGCATCCGCTACACCACCAGCCACCCCAACGAGTTCACGCCCTCACTGATCGCGGCCTACGAGAAGCTGCCCAAGCTGGTCAGCCACCTGCATCTGCCGGTGCAACACGGCAGTGACCGCATCCTGATGGCCATGAAGCGTGGCTACACGGCGATGGAATACAAGAGCACGGTGCGCAAGCTGCGCGCCATCCGCCCCGACATGTCCATCAGCAGCGACTTCATCGTCGGCTTTCCGGGTGAGACCGACGACGATTTCAGCCGGATGATGAAGCTGATCGAAGACGTGGGCTTCGACAACTCCTTCAGTTTCATCTTCAGCCCGCGCCCGGGTACGCCCGCGGCCAATCTGCACGACGACACGCCGCATGAAGTCAAGCTCAAGCGCCTGCAGGCATTGCAGGCCGTCATCGAAGCGAATCTCAAGCAGATCAGCGCCAGCCGCGTCGGCACCATGCAGCGCATCCTGGTGGAAGGGCCATCCAAACGGGACGCCAGCGAATTGATGGGCCGCACCGAATGCAACCGCGTGGTGAACTTCAAGGCACCGCAACGGCTGATCGGCCAGATGCTCGACGTGAGCATCACCGAGGCGCTGCACTACAGCCTACGCGGTGAGGTGGTGACGGCAAAAGCCTAG
- the ffh gene encoding signal recognition particle protein produces MASALTDKLSRLVKEIRGQARITESNVADMLREVRMALLEADVALPVVRDFIVRVKDQALGQAVMGSLTPGQALVGIVNRELAATMGEGVADINLAAQPPAVILMAGLQGAGKTTTTAKLARHLIEKRKKKVLTVSGDVYRPAAIEQLKTVTAQAGAEWFPSTPEQKPADIARAALDYAKKHFFDVLLVDTAGRLAIDEALMREIRELHAVLNPVETLFVVDAMQGQDAINTARAFKEALPLTGIILTKTDGDSRGGAALSVRAVTGVPIKFAGTSEKIDGLEVFDAQRHAGRVLGMGDIVALVEQVTAGVDMEAAQKLAAKVKSGAGFDLNDFLAQLQQMKQMGGLSSLMDKLPAQMAAKAGQVDTDKVERDLRRKEGIINSMTKLERRKPELIKATRKRRIAAGAGVQVQDVNRMLKEFEQMQEMMKKMKGGGMMKLMKRMGGMKGMPKPF; encoded by the coding sequence ATGGCCTCCGCCCTCACCGACAAACTCAGCCGCCTGGTCAAGGAAATCCGCGGCCAGGCCCGCATCACCGAATCCAACGTGGCCGACATGCTGCGCGAGGTGCGCATGGCCCTGCTGGAGGCCGACGTGGCCCTGCCCGTGGTGCGCGACTTCATCGTCCGGGTCAAGGACCAGGCCCTGGGCCAGGCGGTCATGGGCTCGCTCACCCCCGGCCAGGCCCTGGTGGGCATCGTCAACCGCGAACTCGCCGCCACCATGGGCGAGGGCGTGGCCGACATCAACCTCGCGGCCCAGCCGCCGGCCGTGATCCTGATGGCCGGCCTGCAGGGTGCCGGCAAGACCACCACCACGGCCAAGCTGGCCCGCCACCTGATCGAGAAGCGCAAGAAAAAGGTACTCACGGTCTCTGGCGACGTCTACCGCCCGGCGGCCATCGAGCAGCTCAAGACCGTGACCGCCCAGGCCGGGGCCGAATGGTTCCCCAGCACGCCGGAGCAGAAACCCGCCGACATCGCGCGCGCCGCGCTGGACTACGCGAAAAAGCACTTCTTCGACGTGCTGCTGGTCGACACCGCCGGCCGCCTGGCCATCGACGAGGCGCTGATGCGCGAGATCCGCGAGCTGCACGCCGTGCTCAACCCGGTGGAAACGCTGTTCGTGGTCGACGCCATGCAGGGCCAGGACGCCATCAACACGGCCCGGGCCTTCAAGGAGGCCCTGCCGCTGACCGGCATCATCCTGACCAAGACCGACGGTGACTCGCGTGGCGGCGCGGCTCTGTCGGTGCGCGCCGTGACCGGCGTGCCCATCAAGTTTGCCGGCACCAGCGAGAAGATCGACGGCCTGGAGGTCTTCGACGCCCAGCGCCATGCCGGCCGTGTGCTGGGCATGGGCGACATCGTGGCCCTGGTCGAGCAGGTCACCGCCGGCGTGGACATGGAGGCCGCGCAGAAACTGGCCGCCAAGGTCAAGAGCGGTGCGGGCTTCGATCTCAACGACTTCCTGGCCCAGCTGCAGCAGATGAAGCAGATGGGCGGCCTCTCCAGCCTGATGGACAAGCTGCCCGCGCAGATGGCGGCCAAGGCCGGCCAGGTCGACACCGACAAGGTCGAGCGTGACCTGCGCCGCAAGGAAGGCATCATCAACAGCATGACCAAGCTGGAGCGCCGCAAGCCCGAGCTCATCAAGGCCACGCGCAAGCGCCGCATCGCCGCCGGTGCGGGCGTGCAGGTTCAGGACGTCAACCGCATGCTCAAGGAATTCGAGCAGATGCAGGAGATGATGAAGAAGATGAAGGGCGGCGGCATGATGAAGCTCATGAAACGCATGGGGGGCATGAAGGGCATGCCCAAGCCCTTCTAG
- a CDS encoding inner membrane protein YpjD: protein MILPSASTTSLALTAVAALAYAAPAVVRLAPAAAPRAVLLAWLLHGLLLGWSLMGETPRFGFAPALSVTVWLVAAVYAIESQLYPQLQTRWALSILGAGAVLLALIFPGQPLQASASAWLPLHLALGIASYGLFAVAVVHALLMLRAEQRIRLAADTDSGLPLLTLERLTFRFVTAGFVLLSATLLAGLLFDEQLYGTAWKWSHKTVFSVLSWGVFALLLVGRARFGWRGWRAARLLFTGAGLLLLAYVGSRFVLEIVLGRSAA from the coding sequence ATGATTTTACCCAGTGCCTCCACCACCAGCCTGGCCCTGACGGCGGTCGCCGCCCTTGCCTATGCGGCCCCTGCCGTGGTGCGCCTGGCCCCGGCGGCGGCACCGCGGGCGGTACTGCTGGCCTGGCTGCTGCACGGCCTGCTGCTGGGCTGGAGCCTGATGGGCGAAACACCACGCTTCGGTTTTGCCCCGGCGCTTTCGGTCACGGTCTGGCTGGTGGCCGCGGTCTACGCCATCGAAAGCCAGCTCTACCCGCAGCTGCAGACGCGCTGGGCGCTCTCCATCCTGGGCGCCGGCGCCGTGCTGCTGGCCCTCATTTTCCCGGGGCAGCCCCTGCAGGCCAGCGCCTCGGCCTGGCTGCCGCTGCATCTGGCCCTGGGCATCGCCTCCTACGGCCTGTTCGCGGTGGCTGTGGTGCATGCCCTGCTGATGCTGCGCGCCGAGCAGCGCATCCGCCTGGCGGCGGATACCGACAGCGGCCTGCCGCTGCTGACGCTGGAGCGCCTGACCTTCCGCTTCGTCACCGCCGGTTTTGTGCTGTTGTCGGCCACGCTGCTGGCCGGCCTGCTGTTCGACGAGCAGCTTTACGGCACGGCCTGGAAATGGAGCCACAAGACCGTGTTTTCCGTGTTGTCCTGGGGCGTCTTTGCCTTGCTGCTGGTCGGGCGGGCCCGTTTTGGCTGGCGCGGCTGGCGCGCTGCCCGCCTGCTCTTCACGGGTGCCGGCCTGCTGTTGCTGGCCTATGTGGGCTCGCGTTTTGTGCTCGAGATTGTCCTGGGGCGCAGCGCCGCATGA
- a CDS encoding PP0621 family protein, with translation MKFLLFLVIALLVVWLWRSGRRSDSPSDQATPTPPTPPGPQEMVRCAHCGVHLPHGDAIVGRIGLYCSKEHQQQAEP, from the coding sequence ATGAAATTCCTGCTCTTCCTCGTCATTGCTCTGCTGGTCGTCTGGTTATGGCGCTCGGGCCGCCGCAGCGACAGCCCTTCCGACCAGGCCACACCCACCCCGCCGACCCCACCCGGGCCGCAGGAAATGGTGCGCTGCGCGCACTGCGGCGTGCACCTGCCACATGGCGATGCCATCGTGGGCCGCATCGGCCTGTATTGCAGCAAGGAACACCAGCAACAAGCGGAGCCCTGA
- a CDS encoding nitrogen regulation protein NR(II), with the protein MSHPSDSMHSWFGPSLLDERLEAPEEQQEFKRLWLGFMTARVMLGLVLLLLQVTLYVLGQAPNVWLALLCGAYFAATLMVRVAPRPRRMGHTFDQSWLSSIGVDVVVFTALHLLHGSSINYTPLYALPVLQAAVLGSLTLAMGTAAGVTLLLLLHSTWQALRGPGDATPFFIQAALTGAGSFVVAFLAHQLSARLASEQQRARRSQHAMRIQQQVNDLVIESLTDGILVVDVRGTVHAANPAARHMLQTDERPIRHTPFSLADEPGWQSLAELAFQVFTGRGDFHHADIGIEHLGQGSRRMRVRTRMTTAHWGESEILCVMFLQDLREMEARMRTEKLASMGRMSAAVAHEIRNPLAAIAQANALLEEDIQEPRHIRLTQMIRQNAKRLDRIVDDVLNISRAGKQATAFESRVLELAPSVQRICLDWAQQTGSSAMLALHLATHPLPVHFDPEHLRRVLVNLLDNARRYARQLPDAIQVHARADASGQALLAVWSDGPPMEPSVEQHLFEPFFSSESRSSGLGLYICRELCEGHGAAIGYHRARRIARDTLMDGNEFFITLRQAALPSPASRAPATP; encoded by the coding sequence ATGTCCCACCCGTCCGACAGCATGCATTCCTGGTTCGGCCCTTCGCTGCTGGACGAGCGGCTGGAGGCGCCCGAGGAGCAGCAGGAATTCAAGCGGCTGTGGCTGGGTTTCATGACGGCCCGCGTCATGCTGGGCCTGGTGCTCCTGTTGCTGCAGGTGACCCTGTACGTCCTGGGGCAGGCGCCCAATGTCTGGCTTGCACTGCTGTGCGGCGCCTATTTCGCCGCCACTCTGATGGTGCGCGTGGCGCCGCGGCCGCGCCGCATGGGCCATACCTTCGACCAGTCCTGGCTGTCCAGCATCGGCGTGGACGTGGTGGTCTTCACGGCCCTGCACCTGCTGCACGGCAGCAGCATCAACTACACCCCCTTGTACGCGCTGCCGGTGCTGCAGGCCGCCGTGCTGGGCTCGCTGACGCTGGCCATGGGCACTGCCGCCGGCGTTACCCTGCTGCTGCTGCTGCACAGCACCTGGCAGGCGCTGCGTGGCCCGGGTGATGCCACGCCTTTTTTCATCCAGGCGGCGCTCACCGGCGCGGGCAGCTTCGTGGTCGCCTTCCTGGCCCACCAGCTGTCGGCCCGTCTGGCCAGCGAACAGCAACGCGCACGGCGCAGCCAGCATGCCATGCGCATCCAGCAGCAGGTCAACGACCTGGTGATCGAATCCCTCACCGACGGCATCCTGGTGGTGGACGTGCGCGGCACCGTGCATGCGGCCAACCCGGCGGCACGCCACATGCTGCAGACCGATGAACGCCCCATCAGGCACACCCCCTTCAGCCTGGCCGACGAACCGGGCTGGCAATCGCTGGCCGAGCTGGCCTTCCAGGTCTTCACCGGCCGGGGTGACTTCCACCATGCCGACATCGGCATCGAGCACCTGGGCCAGGGCAGCCGGCGCATGCGCGTGCGTACCCGCATGACCACGGCCCACTGGGGGGAGTCCGAGATCCTGTGTGTCATGTTCCTGCAGGATCTGCGCGAGATGGAAGCGCGCATGCGCACCGAGAAGCTGGCCAGCATGGGCCGCATGTCGGCCGCCGTGGCGCACGAAATCCGCAACCCCCTGGCGGCCATCGCCCAGGCCAATGCCCTGCTGGAAGAGGACATCCAGGAGCCGCGCCACATCCGCCTGACCCAGATGATCCGCCAGAACGCCAAGCGCCTGGACCGCATCGTCGACGATGTGCTCAATATCTCGCGCGCCGGCAAGCAGGCCACCGCCTTCGAATCGCGCGTCCTGGAGCTGGCACCCTCCGTGCAGCGCATCTGCCTGGACTGGGCCCAGCAGACGGGCAGCAGTGCCATGCTGGCCCTGCACCTGGCAACGCATCCGCTGCCGGTGCACTTTGACCCCGAGCACCTGCGCCGCGTGCTGGTCAACCTGCTGGACAATGCGCGCCGTTATGCCCGCCAGCTGCCCGATGCGATCCAGGTGCATGCCCGCGCCGATGCCAGCGGGCAGGCCCTGCTGGCGGTCTGGAGCGACGGTCCGCCCATGGAACCCTCGGTCGAACAGCATCTGTTCGAACCCTTCTTTTCCTCGGAAAGCCGCTCCAGCGGCCTGGGCCTGTATATTTGTCGGGAATTGTGCGAAGGGCATGGCGCCGCCATCGGCTACCACCGCGCCCGCCGCATCGCCCGCGACACCCTGATGGACGGCAACGAATTCTTCATCACCCTGCGCCAGGCGGCCTTGCCGTCGCCAGCGTCCAGAGCGCCCGCCACGCCATGA